GCTTCGATAGAATGGTCTTGAAAAACATTCAGCCCCTGGAGTATTCAAACGAAGCGAAACACTTTATGCCCTGGCGAATCATCAGCACCCTGCTGATGACTCAACCAAGAGCTTATCTTCAAGAGAGATTCGCTGTTTTACTGGAACGGGAAACCATAGTAACGTAGGTTATATCATTGCTAAGAATCTCAAGGATTATAAGAGTCTCCTTTGATGTTTGCAGACCCAGACTGGTGAATGTGATTATCTCCCACCTATCCACGTCCATGGCTACCGATGCCTGGGGATTGCTGCTATTCCTGTCCAGTCGCATCACCAACAACATGGACGCGCTGATTGGCATTTTCAATGGCCTCTCCTCCTACAACATGAAGTCCAATCAATTTCTGGCGCTGCAGCTGATCACTGGCTGCCTGAGGAACTTCTCCAAGCCGGCACTCAATCAGCTATTCCAAAAACTACTAAATGCCCTGCGCACGGGCAGCATTTGGTTGGGCATCATCTCGAGTGCCGTCAATTTGCTCAACCAGATCCATCACCTTTCTACCAGCCAGTCACCTACGATTGCCTCCGAGATGCCATACTGGCAGCTCAGTTTGCTGGAAGATCTCGTCGAGGGCATTCTGAGCAGTGCTCAAAATTTTCAGGAGGAATATGCCCGGCTGCAGTGCTTGCTGGGCGCCTATACCGAGCTAATTGTGATGGTGCCCCAGGATGTGGACAATAGGATCGTGAGCATTGTGTTTAAATATCTGCAGGAGTGTACCAAGCTCTGTGAATCGGAATTCGATTCGGATAACGAGCGCATGACCAACTGGATGATTGTGATAGCCGGTCGTTTGTCATTGCGAGATAATCATCTGGCCAATAGTGCATCCAAGCTGTACATAACCATACTGACGAAAAACGACAGACCTCAGATCATCAATACCACTTTAATAGCGCTCAACGATCTCGGCAAGAAGCATCCATCAATTCTAGAGAGTAACTTTCAGGCGATCTTGTCGAAACTACAATCGAAATTCGCCATGACCCGGGTGCGCACCTTTCGCTGCGTCAAGGATGTGATTCTGTCCGGGAATATTAAGCTCAAGGGTCCAATTCTCATATCCATGCTGGCTGCCCTGGTGGACGAAAGTGCCGAGGTGGCCAGGGAGGCGGATGCCTTCTTCACTCGCTACAAAAAGTTGTACAACAAAATGTTATTCGATCACTGCCTGAAGGAGTGCCCCTTCGATCTGAATGACCAGGCTATTTTGAGGGGCGTGAGAACGAATGGCAACTACAAGTCACCTCTGAAGGGTTCACAAATGGCCAAGAAACGTAGGTTGCTCTACAATCACATAATGTCCTCGATGGACGAGAACGTGCTGTTGCTTTACTTCGGCCAACTAAAACTGCTGGCAGGTGAGTAAAGTTGTTTTATACATACTTCAAGTAGATATGCTAAGATATATATACTTCTTGTAGAAAAGACCAGAGACCAAGCATTCATCAACAATCCCGACGCCCTGATTGTGGTTCAGGATATGCTCTTCATCATGCGCCGCATTTGCTATTGCACCAAGGGAATGGGTAAAGAGAAGAACTCTCGTGGCGAGGGCGACAATATCGATGAAGGTGAAGATGCGTCATCGGAGCCAGCAACTCCACCAACTAGACCAGAAGCAGGCGAGGCAACAAGCAGAGGAAGAGGGCGAAAGGCGGACATGTCCGAGGAGCCAGTATGTAAATCTAACTGATTAACTTTTCCCCCTTGAGCTAAATGTTCAAATTCCTTTGCAGCTCAAGCAACTGGAACGCTGTCTTCGCTTTGTGGAAGAAACCCATCGCAACATAGTGCCCGTCATGAGTCCCGAGCTTAGTCACAACTTTGAATCCTTTTGCCGAGCGATGGCCATGAGATTCCCCAACTACATTGAGTTCGCCCAGCCCGCGCAATTTTGGCGGCAGTTTCGATCATCGGCGAAAGCTCCCAGAGCGAGCAGAAGCAAGCGACGACGTATGGAGGAGGGCGAAGTCGAGTCCCATGAGGAGCACGAGTCGGAGAGCGACAGTGACAGTGAGCTGCCGCTGGACAGGCACAAGACCACGCCGACTGCCTCCCGTTTGTCCCAAAGGAAAACCAGCTGCGATATGCTTGTCACCGAGCTGATTTTCCAGCCACCCGATTGGTAGTTTCAATTTTTGCGACCTTGCAAACTGAATTTCtcaattatttagttttacaCAAATCGaatattgtattattttgcattataaaatgtacatatgtatgtatctataAGCCAAAAATGGAATCAAGTTATTCTTGACCTTGAAACTATTTAATAAGCCATTTTGACGTTTTGAGTTAATAATAATCCTTGCTGTACTCGCATATTTTCTCCAAAATGTTCTTGTAGCCGCGCATAAACTCTTCGAGCACCAGCTGGCACACTTGGAGCTCGTTCAGGCCCAACTGTTCGGCTTCCGTGGCCTGGATGAGCATGCACTCCAGCAGAGCCGCGTTCACCGGCTGCACGAAGAGATTCCGATCCCTGCGATCGTCGTGCCGCACCGGAATGATCAGATTGACGGGCATCGGAGGTTCCGCCGGTTGCTTCACTGCCCTGGCTGGAGTGGCGGCAGTCGCTATGGGTCGTGAGATGGGTATGGGGTTAATGTGACTACTAGCCATCGGTGGTTTGCCAGCCACTAGGGTATACTTTGGCGGCGTCATTAGCGCCTTGCCGGGCAACGCCAAAGTGGATGCCGCCACCTGGAGCGCCTTGCCCTGGACATCGATGCCCGCCTTGgcagctgcggctgctgcCTTGGCGCTCATCGCAGCCGCCTTCTGCCTTTTCACAGCGCTGGAATTCTTGGCCACGGAGTTGGGGTCCACCAACTCGCGCACCTCTGTGTTCCTGCAGCCTGCATTACAGGGTATATGAGTGCCGTAGGGTATATTTATGCTTATAGAAATGAAATCATACCAACGCATCGACAGAACTTGGTGCAGATGGCCATGGACTGATAGCAGTCGCAGTAGTTCTTGATGCACTGCGACCGCTTGCAGCAGCATCCCTTCACGCCGCCTGCTCCTTGACCCTTGCCCTTCTTGCCATCCGCTTTATCCACACTTCTTTTCTTGGGCGATGGCATGTTGCTGCCTTAATCTCTTCCAGAAACGAACTGATGACAgctccaacaaaaaaaatcagtGTTGAAAGGATGGCAAcccttatacatataaaaatatatatgtataaataaaacagcaaTATTGTGGGCACTAAACTATTAAAGCTTAGATAAAGTATTTATATGTCGTACTGGTAATAAagttaaaatttgttaagtACCAATCGTTTAACAAGTGTCTAGTTTATATCGTTATAACATAGATAATTTCCTTTGGTGTCTACATAATATGGCATGGCATTAAGTTATGATATTGTTCTCCTCTACTCGTTTAGTCTACGATAATTGAAagctattttatattataGATGTAATAAAAAGAGTTACATTATTAATTGATATCAATTGTAATTGCTTTCCTTTCATATATATTCTGTGTCGAGTGATTTGGCAGCGAAACCAACTCAAACCTCTTCTCAAAATTCTCTTTTTTTGATTGGCGTTTAGTACTTAAATTACTTATGTAATTGGAATGAAGTGCGTTGCATTTCCCGCCAAAAAACTCGACATTTGGGCGCGcgttttcaaaaatatcaCTATCAAAACGATATATTTATGCAGTGTGTAAATGTGTGCAGCAGAAGACTTCTTAACAGTTGGAAAGTAATTGAGTGGCCTGCAATCGTTGCTATTGCTTCTAAAGTAACTAGGATTATCTCCGCTGCGCTCCTAACTAGTCCCACTTGGTGCGCTCCTAGCATATGGTTCCATTGAGCAGCTCGTAACAGTTGGGCGGCGATGCTGGCGaggctgctgccgccgcctccTGTCGCGTCTTCAGAAAGTTGCCCACCCAATGGGCCGTGAGATCCAGATATTTCGTTCTCGAGCCCGGATTGTAGTCGAGGAAGCCGGCGCGTGGCATCACCTCCTCGATCTGGCTGCCATCCGGCCAGTTGTTGTAGCTGGCTATGTTGATGAAGCCCACGTGGTTGAGAATGGCTGTCCGCCAGGCCACGCCATAGTACTGCAAGATCAAATGATATTAGTATTAGTAGCCTGTTCTGGCACTCCAGTTGATGGCTGCTCCTTCACCCGTCCATTGCTGCGATGCCGCTGGATGTCTCCGTGTCGCGGAAACTTGTTCCTCTCCGCGAATCCCGGACCCACCGTGGGCACAAAGAGCATCTTGTAGGACAGCGCAAATGACTTCAGATACGACCAGTTCTTCCAAGTGCTGGCGAAGACAGCTCCATTGCTGGGCAGTTTGCTGTAGAAGCCATCGAAGCACAACCTCCGCAGGACATCGGCATGGCTTTTGAGCCTGGAGAGAAACGAAAGGATATATAGAATCACCTAGGATAATCTAAGGCGCACCCCACCTTATGTGTCCAATGAATAAGGCATCCAGAATTCTCCGCAGACCATCCGGTTCCACCAGCGAAGGCGATCGACACAACAGCCTTCCCAGACTATCACTCAACTTGTAGGCATTGCTCACGTAGAGAACCGGCAGGGAGACACCTCTCGACTGACTCCACACCTTGTAGAATCCAGCTAGGCTGGTGTATGTGGCAATctcctgcagctgctggcgCACAAACTCCACGCTCTGATTCCCGGCCACACTGAGCTCAAAGGTAACGCTAAGATTGTGCTGCGGTGCCAGTTCCAAGATCTGATGCAGCAGTGCCGCCTCCGCGGGCTTGCCACCGGAGAAGCTCAGGATGAGCACACCGATGCCACAGCTGCGTATGTTCTCGAAATGCTGGGCCAGCAGCGAGCCACTGGGCTTGTACAGACCCAGTGCCGGATAGAAGGCGGTGTTTAGGATTCGCACTGGTCGCGGCGTGGTCAGTGGCACATCGTTTGGGTGCTCCGCTGGCGGCGGAGGCGGCTTCTTCGACTTGTACCACGGCACCGGGGCAGTGTAGAATATGTGCACTGCACTGATCACCACATCCAAAGTGGTACGCGACTGAACAAAGTGTACATTTTTAAGATTTAAGGACTAAGATTGGCCACCTTCTTGGACTGAACTGGAAACTTACAGACTGCTCCGCCTCGTGgtcccgctgctgctgctgcttcatcAGATCGATTTTGCTCTGAATGATGCGCTCCTTGATCTTCTGCTCGTCATACTTCTCGGGCACAATCACTCCGTTCTCCCGCTGCGGCTGGAGCAGCGCGACGGCCACCGGCGGCGGCTTCTCCGCCACTTGGGGCTGATCCCCGGGCCTGTAGGCGCGTGCGATGAATCGCTCGTCCAGCAGCAGTTCGATGGCCGCATTGCGTCCGCTGGAGCCCAGCACTATGATGGTGATGACCAGCAGGGCGACGATGGCCAGCAGGAGTAGAATCTTCAGCTTACGCCGCGTTTTCACATACTTTTTTAGCAGCATTTTCGCAAGCGTGCATTTTCTCTCATTGTTTGGACGTCCTCGTTGTTTTTCGTCCCCAGTTTTTCGTACCTCCACCCCACAACCCCTTCTCTTCCTGTCGCAATGCAGCTGCCGGAAGTTCCTGGCCATTGCGCATGTCCTGAAACGGACACACTAAACTATGCCCAGCGAGTTCCCAATTACCATTTCACCATTAAAGCATATGCgagtttgttattttttttggacATTTTATTGTGAGTTGATTTATAATATTGTACACATTAATATTGCTAAGTTATTTAAGGGAATATGCCCCAGAAATTTtcacaaataaaatagtttaaacGGAAATGTGAAACAAGTGGGTTTTAGAATCCAttcccaaaataaatacattacTTATaattccgtttttgtttgtcaaCACATTGTCtgaatagtttttatttagttataaAGTAGAGTTTTAAAAAAGGTTTTAGGTTTGTATCTATTCGAAGTGCATAGTCTTGTTCCGATTAACATGCACCTTCGAGCTCTAGCGTCCCTCAACTGGAAAAGAAAATCAAGTTAGCACTGCTGGTGGCTGGGGATTACTCATCATTGCAACTTACTGTATGTAGAGAGATCGATTTCCTCGGGCAGCTCACTGATGTTCACATCGAAACGATCCTGTACTTCGTTAAGTATCTTGGCGTCGTTCTCGTCCGAAACGAATGTGATTGCCAGTCCCTTGGTGCCGAAGCGACCGGCACGGGCCACGCGATGCAAGTAGGTGTCGGAATCCTCGGGCATGTCGTAGTTGAACACGATGTTCACACGCTCGATGTCCATGCCGCGGCCAAAGAGATTGGTGGCCACCAGAATGCGCTTCTGGAAGTCCTTGAACTGCTGGTAGCGATTCAGACGCTCCTCCTGGGTCATCCCACGATGGATGCCGATGGCGGGGAAGTTCTGCTCCGTCAGCAGCTGCGACAGAGCCACGCAACGTTGCACAGACTTCACAAAGATGACCACCTATGACAGGGATAATCAAGTAAGTGGTAAATATAAGTTAAGACCACCGAATGACCTACCTGATTGAACTCGAGCACGTCGAGCAGTTCGAACAGTTTCTTGTTCTTCTCGTTCTCCTTCAGATTGACGTAGTGCTGCTGCAGTCCGTGCAGCGTCAGCTTGGCCTCATCGTCGACGTAGACCTCCATGGGCTGGATTTGGGAAATAGAATGTGGCGCATTTTAAAGGACACAATTAGGAGGGGTACAGAGAAATCGAACTTAGACTAGGCTCGCCTCGGAACATACAACAATATGCATAGAATATTCTACATACGGCCACGCTACCACCACATCTCATCAACTAGTCTCTGAACTGCTCCCGAGGATCGATGATCGCTCTGAGAAGTGTGCGGATTACAGATGAGCGGGCCTATCGCATCGCATTCGCTCTGGATTGATTCAACTCGTCTCATCGGCCAGTCGGCGGGATCTTTGCTGTTTGCTTGTAGTTTTATTTAGGTATTggtttttgctagcgttggtATTGTTAAATCTTTTGCGATTTCAATTGATTCATTCAGCGGTTACTGCTTGTTTATGCTTTTGCAACGGTTGCCAATTTCCACGATTAACCATTTAGAAAATGGTGTCCGATAGTCATTAACTAAGTTTTTCGATACGAGTTATGCTCACAGAGCGCTGGACGTTTGGTTGTACGCGTTTAACCATTTGCAAGATGGTGGTTGGCTTATACGGAGGGGATCAAGATCGAATGTTCGATATCGCGTGGcattaacaaaataataactaattGTCGTGATAGCGGTGGATGCGAGGTGGAGAAGTACGAGCATTTTGGTTATGAACACGTTGATATTTACATCTTGCATGAACTTTTTGCAAACGGGACGAATGTCCTTGCTCAATGTGGCAGAGAACATCATCACTTGTTTGCCGTGCGGCGTGCTACGGAAAATCTCTTGAACGTCACGACGCATATCTAAAAGAATGGTTTGGTTATTAGTAAAACGTCCGTCATTTGGTGATTATTAGTCAACTTACCCAGCTGCTCCAGCATCTTGTCGCACTCGTCGAGCACAAAGTGCTTCAAAAGCTTCAGATTAAGTTTCTTGTTGCGAATGAGGGCGAGAATTCGGCCAGGGGTGCCCACCACAATATGCGGGGTGCCGCTCTTGAGGGTCTCCTCGTCCTTTTGAATAGCCATTCCGCCAAAGAAGACAGCCACctaaatagaaaacatatcGAATTAATATATAGTAACTATATAGTCGAACCAAACTTTTTGTTGAATTATATACAATGGATTAAAACGTAGACTCACCTTGACTGTGGGCATGTACTTGGAGAATCGCTCATACTCCTTGCTGATCTGGAAGGCCAGCTCGCGGGTGTGGCACATGACCAGGACGTGGCAGGTGTTGTTGTCCGACGgctccagctgctgcagcgTGGCCAGAACGAAGACGGCGGTCTTACCCATGCCGGACTTGGCCTGACAGAGGATGTCCATGCCCAGTACGGCCTGCGGAATGCACTCGTGCTGAACTGCAAGCGGAGAGCATCGTTAGTGACTGTACCTTTCGTCACTCCAGGTGGAGTGCAAGTACTCACCCTCCGAGGGATGCTCGAAGCCGCAGTCCACGATGGCGCGCAGGATCTCCGGTTTCAGGAGGAAATCGCGGAAGCCGGAACTGTGAATGGACACATAGGTGCCCTTGACATCCTTCTTGGGGGCCTCCTGGTTTTCGACCGCAGTGGTCTCGGTCTGCTCCTCATCCTCGTAGTCCAAAAGATCGTCATTGTCGGCCATTTCTGCGGCTTTCTTACCTTTAACTAGTTATCGGCTATAAATTCGCAACTAAATGCTGGGAAATAAAATGGGTGCGACTAGATAAGTTACATGTGTTTGTTAAAGAAAATGCCGCTTTTTTTTGCGGAACCGGTGCCGGCGTTCCCTccgccattttgttttttcaccGCACCGCATTACATGTATTtcgaaataaaacgaaatacCCATTACAAGCGACGATTTTATTTAGTGCAGTGTGATTTTCAGTGTCAAACTCACCTTTTGTGCACGTTTATCACTTTAAAATACAGCTTTTAAAGTGAAATTAACtattttaaaatctttaacGTGATGCGGAGGAAAAAACAGCGCAGAGCAGTGTGACCGAAGTACGTTTAAGAACTCATGCGAGCTGAGCCGGGTGATATCGTTAAGTTATCGATAGTTGTGCACAACAAATCCATTTGTAAGCTTCaactaaaaagtttttataaaatatatgccTTCTAAcgctttaaattaaaatggctTGTTGagcttaaatttaattttttttttatcattttggGGTCAAGCGGTTCTTAGTCTTTTATCTAGCGCGGCGTTTGGTCACACCAGGCATGCCGGAAAGTTATCGATTAGTCTCTGAAACCATCGCAACAAATTCGATTACACGTTCCAGCGTCGGCCGCGTTTTCCTGCTGCAAGATActtcattttcaaatttgtgCATTTTCCGTTCGTTATAAAAAGTCAGGTGAGTTGCGCTGCTATCTACGAGCATTAGGAAAACTTGTAGAAAAAGTTGAAATAACTGATTAAGTGCCGAACAATAGAGGCGGCACTGTTTCactcaaaatcgaaataaccCCCCTGCCTGTATTAGTGTAAAGTCGCTGTaaatattgaattaaaatCGCCATATTGTGCAATTTTTGGCTCCTTATCAAATCGTTTAAAGTGCGTCGACTGGATTAGCTAAGCGTTGCGATTGATTAAACTAGTATTAGCCGCGCCATTTGCCTCCACGCCCATAAACAAACGCCGACAAACTCACTTCGTTTTCCTCGTCCGCTTTAGTACAGTCGCTTGAGTGGAAAGcgatgtgcgtgtgtgtgagtgagacGTAGAGGAGActgcgagagagagagagagcgcgtTAGAGAAACTCGTTTAGCTTCTGTTTTTGAGCGTTTTGTGCGTTTCCCCTCTTTCGTGTTCGGTTCTGTTTGGAATTTTATCAGGGCGCAAAAATAACATACCCTACACCGAACGAAAAAGTTCAAATATAAGTATTGCATATAAAACGCGTTTAGAAGGCACGCAATTGTGTTATTCAACTTTTCTTCAAGTGTTGTGTCCTAAAGAGGTCAGTCACAAAAATCTCACGTGTTATTCTGCACATTTCATTTGTCTTGCAGCGTGAACATGTCGAGCAAATCCCGACGTGCTGGCACCGCCACGCCGCAGCCCGGCAACACCTCCACCCCCCGGCCGCCATCGGCGGGTccgcagccgccgccgccgtccacTCACTCGCAGACGGCCTCCAGCCCCCTCAGCCCCACCCGGCACTCGCGCGTGGCCGAGAAGGTGGAGCTGCAGAACCTGAACGATCGCCTGGCCACCTACATTGACCGGGTGCGCAACCTGGAGACGGAGAACTCCCGCCTCACCATCGAGGTGCAGACCACCAGGGACACGGTCACACGCGAGACCACCAACATCAAGAACATCTTCGAGGCCGAGCTGCTGGAGACGCGCCGTCTGCTCGATGACACAGCTAGGGATCGCGCTCGTGCCGAGATCGATATCAAGCGTCTCTGGGAGGAGAACGAGGAGCTCAAGAACAAGCTGGACAAGAAGACCAAGGAGTGCACCACTGCTGAGGGTAAGTGCGTGGAAACTGAATCGATAAGAAAACCTTATAATTGTAGGGCAAAGAAAGTAGAGTAatgataaaattaaaagtaagaAGAGACAAAAGGCGTGGTTTCAAGCAAGAACGAAACATTCATTTAGTTGCTGAACTGTATATAATGATTATCCCATGATATTCCTCACTTTCTGTGACAAAATCATCCCTATTCTGGCATTTAACGAACATTAATTGATTGATTATCCCAACCCGCAGGCAATGTCCGCATGTACGAGTCGCGCGCCAACGAGCtgaacaacaaatacaacCAGGCCAACGCCGATCGGAAGAAGCTTAACGAAGACCTGaatgaggcgctaaaggagcTGGAGAGACTGCGTAAGCAGTTCGAGGAAACGCGGAAGAACCTGGAACAGGAGACACTGTCGCGCGTTGACCTGGAGAACACCATTCAGAGTCTGCGCGAGGAGCTCTCGTTCAAGGATCAGATCCATTCGCAGGAGATCAATGAGTCGCGCCGCATCAAACAGACAGAGTATAGCGAGATCGACGGTCGCCTCAGCTCCGAGTACGATGCCAAGTTGAAGCAGTCGCTGCAGGAGCTGCGCGCCCAGTACGAGGAGCAGATGCAGATTAATCGCGATGAAATCCAGTCCCTCTACGAGGACAAGATCCAACGACTGCAAGAGGCCGCCGCACGCACATCCAATTCCACGCACAAGTCCATCGAGGAGCTGCGCTCCACTCGTGTGCGTATCGATGCGCTCAACGCCAATATCAACGAACTGGAGCAAGCCAATGCCGACCTCAATGCGCGGATCCGTGATCTGGAGCGCCAGCTGGACAACGATCGCGAACGCCACGGTCAAGAGATAGACCTTCTCGAGAAGGAGCTCATTCGGCTGCGCGAAGAGATGACGCAACAGCTCAAGGAGTACCAGGACCTTATGGACATCAAGGTTAGCTTTAATACTTGTCTAAAATCGTGTACGTATTAATACATAAATCTAATTATCCTGCTTAGGTCTCCCTGGATTTGGAAATCGCCGCATACGACAAGCTGCTGGTGGGCGAGGAGGCTCGTTTGAACATCACCCCAGCCACCAACACGGCCACAGTGCAGTCCTTTAGCCAGTCGCTGCGCAACTCCACGCGAGCCACGCCATCGCGTCGCACTCCCTCTGCTGCCGTGAAGCGCAAACGCGCCGTGGTCGACGAGTCGGAGGATCACAGCGTCGCCGATTACTATGTGTCCGCCAGTGCCAAGGGCAACGTGGAGATCAAGGAGATCGATCCCGAGGGCAAGTTCGTAAGGCTGTTCAACAAGGGCAGCGAGGAGGTGGCCATCGGTGGctggcagctgcagcggctAATCAACGAGAAAGGTCCTTCGACCACTTACAAGTTCCATCGATCGGTGAGGATCGAGCCAAATGGCGTGATCACCGTTTGGTCGGCGGACACCAAGGCCTCGCACGAGCCGCCATCGAGCCTTGTGATGAAGTCACAGAAGTGGGTCTCCGCCGACAACACTAGGACGATTTTGCTGAACTCCGAGGGCGAGGCCGTGGCCAATCTGGATCGCATCAAGCGCATTGTGTCCCAACACACATCCTCCTCCCGGCTGAGTCGTCGTCGCAGCGTGACCGCCGTGGACGGCAATGAGCAGCTCTACCACCAGCAGGGCGATCCTCAGCAGTCAAACGAGAAGTGCGCCATTATGTAAAATCAAACGCAGCACAACACAACTCTTTCCTCTTTGCTGAacaagacaaacaaaataagcaCACACGAAGATCATAATTTAGAacccaaaaacacacacaccgagGTACAGAGATTTATTATTCAGCTAAGTTATTTTTTGTGGCCGCAGCGCCAATTATTTAATCAAAAACATTTGTGTAGAAGACATCCTGAATCTTCGTTTCGTTTGTACACTTTCGTTTTCCCTTTCTTAACAAATTCTATAGTTTATTGTTTCgatgtttttgtatttccgCGTTAACTAATCtattgtaaactttatttgGTATAAACTGGAGAGGCATGTTGCCTCTTTTTTATGCCACATAGAATTTACGTAAGACGTTCACTTCTTGTATTCGCGGCGGCAAGAACTTTGAAAATATtgcaagaaaaacaatattttcgaTGTACTTACGCTCCACCTACATATTTagtaaattagtttttaagCTATATCCCAGATAAACCAGTCGACGtcagcaaacaacaacaaaaaaaaaacaacgagcACGTAGTGAGTGATTTATAAGATACAGGTCAAGAGGATTAACTAAAGAAAACAAACGCTCCTGACAACagacatatttatttaagtattttttgtacaatcaacataaaatacattatacattatacatacatatacatacatacattatatatatagactCATGCCTACGGAAGTGACAACCAGCCagcaatatatatttttagccaTGGCCATAGGGTTTACGATCCACCAAAACGGCTTTCTCCCGGTTTAGACCGGTTCTTGAGCTTCCTGCAGACATTTTACCGGACGAGCAACAATaagaacagcaacaacaacaacagcattaacagcaacaacacaaatgtacaacaattacaaaagcaacaaagaagaaaaacgaaagaaaatgGAAGTACACGTAGCGGCTCAGCGATCCGTCGCATTTTTTATGGGTGGGCGTGGTCGCGTTTTACGCCGGCCAAACAAATGCAACGCCCACACAGACTATTATACAAAAACTGATGAATACAACTAAATTTTAAGTACATCTACGTTTATGTATGTAATTGCTAATAAtttgataattaaaaaataaagaaaccatgtttaataaaaattaaaaacaaactttgATTTAGCAATAGAGAGAAAGACataaaaaagtattaaatagttttaaagcGTATACTGAAACCAATAAGCTCCTACGAATTTCGTAATAGTAGGGTACGCATTTCACTTTCGACGCCTGGTGGCCCTTTTTTCGTCACTCGCTTTGCGTTTCTATTCGTCGCCATGAGttatttttggaattttaatttttctgcGTCTGTATTAGTTGCCTACATGCTTTTTCAATGCGTGTGTTCGCtcataaactttatttttgagTGACTTATCGATTATTTTTGAGTGCAGGACGTTTCAAAACCAACGTGCTTTcgcatttataaatataatttctctTCTTCTTCCGACCATGATTgtttcttttaaaaatgttaggTGTCAACCCTGTCGATAGAGAAGAGAGCAAAATCCACTCAAACGAAACGCACTCAACGCGAGAGATGCGGTTAAAGTTCGTTCAACTGGCAAATGCAGTGACCGTTTAACCCGCGATAACGATAACAAAAGTATCTCAAGGTTGCTTGCAATTGCATTTCTGATTattctctctctttttctctctcttaTTCCAACCGCAGCCgcaaaaacaaactcaaactCGAGC
The sequence above is a segment of the Drosophila melanogaster chromosome 2L genome. Coding sequences within it:
- the Cap-D3 gene encoding chromosome associated protein D3, isoform B, encoding MSDFHRIFGDLRVYYEPNVQWVDVEEWLYGEEAEGSVLQQRAEKFWTMAMCLQDGGHQETQLQLLRDLSAIIRAMRDENQASYSNTHDNWSNLIGFSPALGYLTYIYSLVSLVVLPEHVQQAAPQQLNENINMQLALNAATTYLLTLTIPGAKIFGVFDEDVIEQVLKVFRLLEMNNNKSLRASMIWMFFLTICDDLKIVFRYVHFKEHLKTRDRIIRCLLEVLYMNFKMGYQNTCAPGLHGKCFELFSEIANEHNGDVYETLHLIMRQTFPMHVYTDSPQMIAYGRRGAMQSGEHISDWFIQLIDKYPDIVNRILHFYIECVVSNPIKAWKSNDEKVAIGYAAKYDRVLFTKCNKSCADYVLEAVKADDAVGIQIRALDLIEKILLQESEVEWSIFRHEVSDVPREVPLLREVLRCLNDRTLTVRRKACQVLILALRQGSPMTKKILQESIRFVQFDDTDVEALAEPSAQQNELRFEKPGIVQYAFSFQGHEQLETEVKNLPQTVYQRFLAADNGLARSAGIALLERLVLVNPLIIYNTNFVKETSLLAVDRLSSVRKSALETIETLLEAYSNCFALICVYCRIWACLMSDEDVALQKLAISSFDRMVLKNIQPLEYSNEAKHFMPWRIISTLLMTQPRAYLQERFAVLLERETIVTPRLVNVIISHLSTSMATDAWGLLLFLSSRITNNMDALIGIFNGLSSYNMKSNQFLALQLITGCLRNFSKPALNQLFQKLLNALRTGSIWLGIISSAVNLLNQIHHLSTSQSPTIASEMPYWQLSLLEDLVEGILSSAQNFQEEYARLQCLLGAYTELIVMVPQDVDNRIVSIVFKYLQECTKLCESEFDSDNERMTNWMIVIAGRLSLRDNHLANSASKLYITILTKNDRPQIINTTLIALNDLGKKHPSILESNFQAILSKLQSKFAMTRVRTFRCVKDVILSGNIKLKGPILISMLAALVDESAEVAREADAFFTRYKKLYNKMLFDHCLKECPFDLNDQAILRGVRTNGNYKSPLKGSQMAKKRRLLYNHIMSSMDENVLLLYFGQLKLLAEKTRDQAFINNPDALIVVQDMLFIMRRICYCTKGMGKEKNSRGEGDNIDEGEDASSEPATPPTRPEAGEATSRGRGRKADMSEEPLKQLERCLRFVEETHRNIVPVMSPELSHNFESFCRAMAMRFPNYIEFAQPAQFWRQFRSSAKAPRASRSKRRRMEEGEVESHEEHESESDSDSELPLDRHKTTPTASRLSQRKTSCDMLVTELIFQPPDW
- the tomb gene encoding tombola, with product MPSPKKRSVDKADGKKGKGQGAGGVKGCCCKRSQCIKNYCDCYQSMAICTKFCRCVGCRNTEVRELVDPNSVAKNSSAVKRQKAAAMSAKAAAAAAKAGIDVQGKALQVAASTLALPGKALMTPPKYTLVAGKPPMASSHINPIPISRPIATAATPARAVKQPAEPPMPVNLIIPVRHDDRRDRNLFVQPVNAALLECMLIQATEAEQLGLNELQVCQLVLEEFMRGYKNILEKICEYSKDYY
- the CG14015 gene encoding uncharacterized protein: MLLKKYVKTRRKLKILLLLAIVALLVITIIVLGSSGRNAAIELLLDERFIARAYRPGDQPQVAEKPPPVAVALLQPQRENGVIVPEKYDEQKIKERIIQSKIDLMKQQQQRDHEAEQSSRTTLDVVISAVHIFYTAPVPWYKSKKPPPPPAEHPNDVPLTTPRPVRILNTAFYPALGLYKPSGSLLAQHFENIRSCGIGVLILSFSGGKPAEAALLHQILELAPQHNLSVTFELSVAGNQSVEFVRQQLQEIATYTSLAGFYKVWSQSRGVSLPVLYVSNAYKLSDSLGRLLCRSPSLVEPDGLRRILDALFIGHIRLKSHADVLRRLCFDGFYSKLPSNGAVFASTWKNWSYLKSFALSYKMLFVPTVGPGFAERNKFPRHGDIQRHRSNGRYYGVAWRTAILNHVGFINIASYNNWPDGSQIEEVMPRAGFLDYNPGSRTKYLDLTAHWVGNFLKTRQEAAAAASPASPPNCYELLNGTIC